In the Silene latifolia isolate original U9 population chromosome 1, ASM4854445v1, whole genome shotgun sequence genome, GAAGGTGAAGGAGAAGCTTGATGGTTATTTCGGTATTGAAGTTGATAGTGTGGGGAGGTCAGGTGGTTTAGCGATGCTTTGGCGTAAGGATGTCGACTGTTCTTTCATGTCGGCCTCAAATCACCATATGGACTTCTCTATTAAATCTAATGAAGGGGAGTGGAGAATTACGGGGTTCTATGGTTGGCCGGCTGTTTCAGACCGTCATCTTTCCTGGGAACTGCTTCGGCTTCTTAGTAGACAGTCACAGCTGCCGTGGGTTTGTTTAGGTGACTTTAACGAGATCCTTTATTCGACGGAGATGATAGGTGGCAGTAGGGCACAGCGACAGATGAACAATTTCCGGGATGCTATTGATGATTGTGGTCTTAGGGATGTACCTTGGGAGGGATACAATTTCTCGTTTGATAATGGGCAAGCCGGGGACGCGAATAGACAGTGCATGCTTGATAGGGCTCTTTGCACGACTGCTTGGACTGATTTATTCCCTTTCGCTAGGCTGTTTTATTTGGCTAGGGAATGGTCAGACCACGCACCCATTAAATTGGTTCTTAATAGAAGGGAGTTGGAAGAGCCGAGACCTCGAAAATTCAGTTTCGAACAGATTTGGGTTGGAGCGGAGGGGTGCAGTGATGCGGTGGAAAGAGGGGTAGAGAAAGGAGGTGGGAATTTGGTACGAGTGTTACAGGAGTGTGCGAGGGAGCTGCGGGTTTGGAGGGGTTTGAACATTAATTGTATTGGGAAGAATATAGGGAGGAAGCTTAAGCAAGTGGAAAAATTAAACACGGGGATGAGGACGGCTGAGAATGTGCAGCGTAGGAAGAGGCTTTTGGCCGAGATAGCTGAGTTGAGATGCAAAGAAGAGCAATTTTGGAGGCAACGGTCCCGGGCTTTGTGGCTGAAAGATGGCGACAAAAATACAAAGTTCTTTCATACGCGTGCCTCGGAAAGGAAACGAAAGAATCATATAGCTAAGCTCGTTGATGATGATGGGCGGGTTCGGGAAGGGGATGACCAAGTAGCTCATGTAGCTAACTCATACTTCCAGGAGCTTTTTTCTTCCTCAAATAGGCGTGAGTATACGGAAGAGGAGGTGATCGATGCATTAAACCAAATGCATCCGTTAAAGGCTCCGGGTCCGGATGGGATGAATGGGCTTTTCTACCAAACATATTGGAGCTCGGTTGGAACGGATGTGATAAGTACTGTTCTGGCTATTTTACGCGGTCAAAAATCAGCTCGGGAATTGAACAAGACTAATATTGTTCTTATTCCAAAGAAGAAAGCTCCCGATAAAATTCGTGACTTCCGCCCTATAAGCCTCTGCAACGTTGCGTACAAATTGGTATCCAAAGTCCTAGCAAACCGGTTGAAGTCCTTTCTTGGTGAAATAGTTTCGGAAAATCAAAGTGCTTTTACCCCCGGGCGAGCGATTTCGGATAATGTCATGATTGCTTTTGAAGTGTTTCATTATATGAAATATCTTAATAATATTGAAGGATACATGGCTATCAAATTGGACATGGCCAAGGCGTATGACCGTGTAGAGTGGGTTTTCTTGGAGCGTGTGTTGAGCATCATGGGTTTCTGTCGAAGCTGGATTGATCGTATCATGGACTGTGTGTCGACGGTCTCGTTTTCGGTTCTCATAAACGGCTGTCCATCGCCCGAGTTCCGACCTAAGAGAGGGCTAAGACAAGGTGACCCTCTATCACCATACTTGTTTATTTTGTGTGCCGAAGTCTTATCTAGTCTGCTGAGACGGGCTGTGGAGTCCAATTCTTTACACGGTGTCCGAATTTGTCCGAGTGCTCCACCGATTTCGCATTTGTTTTTCGCCGACGATAGTATTTTCTTCGCTAAGGCAACGGTGGAGGAGGTTGAGGTAATTCAGTCCATTCTACATAGCTATGAAAGTGCTTCCGGTCAGCTTGTCAGTTTGGATAAAACTACCATGTCTTTCAGTAAGGGAGTTCCTCGACAAAAGCGGAGCAATTTGGCAACAAGATTGGGCATTGCGATGGTGGAGGAACAAGAGAGGTATCTAGGCCTACCCACGGTTATTGGGCGCTCCAAAAAAGTGCTAACGAATATCCTGCGAGATAAACTGAGCAAGCGTTTGTCCGGTTGGAGAGGGAAAACATTGTCTAGGGCGGGTAAGGAGGTTCTTATAAAGGCAGTAGCCAATTCGCTCCCTAcctatgttatgagtattttcAAAATTCCCGTCAACTTTTGTGATGAACTGCGGTCGATGATATCTCGGTTTTGGTGGGGCCATGAGGAAGGTAAGAGGGGGATCACGTGGGTGGCTTGGAGAAAGCTGACCCAATCGAAGAGCGTGGGAGGAATGGGTTTCAGGGATTTCCATCTATTCAATTTGGCCCTTATAGGTAAGCAGGTTTGGAGACTCTTAACCGAGCCAAATGGTTTATGGGCGAGAGTTATGCGTGCCAAATACTTCCCTGGGAGCGACGTGCTTAAAGCCGAGTTGGGTTCTCATCCAAGCTACATTTGGAGAGGAATCCTTGAAGCTAGAGACTCACTTATGGAGGGTTGGCGGGTGCGGATAGGAGATGGGATGACGACTAGAGCCTGGAAGGATGCGTGGATCCCTGATTCTCATACGGGTCGTATTTTATCCCCAAGGGTTGTGGGTCACGAAGACATGGTTGTGGCTGAGCTGTTAGATGCGAATGGAGTGTGGCGggatgatttaattaatttaatgttcCTGAGCTTTGAACGGGATCGCATATACAATATTCGGATTGGTTCTCAGCGTCCTAGTGATTCGTGGTTTTGGGTCGCGGAAAAAGATGGGATTTATTCGGTGAAATCGGCTTACAGACGGCTGGCAGGGGATAGGATGGAGCTCGAAGTGGGAGGGGCTTCGAATTGGGGTAGGGAAAAATGGCTCTGGAATCGGCTCTGGAAAATCCCGGTGTGGCCACGAGTGAAGCTCTTCTTTTGGCAGCTGTGCAGCGAAGCGTTAGCAACTAGAGCGAACATCGCGGCTCGAATTCGAGGTGAGTGTCTTTTATGTTCTTTTTGTAATTCACGTCTCGAGTCGAGTCTCCATATTTTTCGTGATTGCAACTTGGCTAGACGGGTCTGGGAAGGTCTTGGAATGGAGGAGGATGATGGCGAGGATGGGGGAGGGGTGAGGGACTGGATTGAAGCACGGTGGAGGGAGGTGGGACCACGAGAGCAAGCTAGGCTGATGGTTGGGTGTTGGGCCCTGTGGGAGCATAGGAATAAAGTTGTCTTTGATGCTCGGGAACCGGATCATAGGAGTGTAGTGAGGAGAGTTGTGGAGGTGATGGATGAGATGGAGGGAGGTACGGTGAGTGGAAGGCAGGGGGATGTGACTCGGGTAGAGGAGGAGGGTGAGCGTGCTCGGTGGTGTGCACCAGATGACGGGTTCGTGAAAATCAACGTAGATGCCGGCGTGAAGGAAGGGGAGGGGGTAAGCTTGGGCGTGGTTTGTCGTGATGGGCAAGGGGTTGTTATATGGGGTGTATCGTCTGTGTTGCCGCAAGTATGGGATCCTACGATGGCGGAAGCTATGGCGGTCCTCGAAGGTGTCACTGAAGCGGTTCAAAGAGGGTATACAAGGGTGGTTGTGGAAAGCGATTGCCTCCCGGTTATTGAAGCTCTAAAGAAGAGATCGAGTGGTCGAAGTTCTTTACATTTAGTTTTTGATGATATCTTATTGCTTTGTAATTCCTTTATTTCGGTTGTTTGGTCGTACACTAGTAGAAACAATAACAATGTGGCGCACGCGTTAGCTCACGTGTCACCTAGAGTAGTTGGTAGAGTAGTGTGGTCAGATGGTTTACCATCGGTCGCAAGTTCGTTTGTCATCGTTGATTCATTATTAATGAAGTAAGCCTTTGGGCTTtccctttcaaaaaaaaaaattgtcaggTAAACTATTTGGTATGACtaacattaattttttttttaataacgaTAAACTGACTAACATTAATTGGTGCCATAAAAATGGAATAATTGATTAGATGAGTTAATTAGTAGTTTGTAGGGTGTTAAAAATGCATTTTTGCCTTTGTTAATGATCTAATTAGTTTTAATTTCCGTGCAATGCACATGATTTTTCAAGTCCAAGGAGTTGTTTGGGTGTCTCTTAAAAACATGAGAACTTGAAAATTCCATGAATTGAGATTTTATCCACTTATTTGGTTGCttttttttttaactaaaatGGAGGAAACTTCCTACATGAACTTAATTCTCACATGATATAGAAATTGGCTTACCTAGCCCCCTTGGTTATTCTCAATGCATACATGCTTTATATTTGAGAATTACTATTTTATCCTTAttcaaccatttttttttttttttatatttgagAGTAATTAATGTTGTTAAGGATAAAGTAGTGTATTTATTATCAAAAATCATGGGAATTAAGGTACTCCAACCAAACAACATATATGAACTTAATTCATGGTAAATGTGAATTACTTAatggcaaccaaacaagtttACGTTATTTCTCATTAATTGCATATATGAACTCAATTCATGtgaactagattttgtgcccgtgcgttgcacggataatTAAATAGTAGTCTGTTTTTAAGCGAGCTATTACAAAATGTAGGGTTTTGCATATGCAAAATGTAAATTTGTCTTCGTAGAATATATATTTAATCAGTTAAAGAAGAGCCGTCTATTTCTGCTGTTTTAGTTGTGGATCTGATAAGAAGGCTCGCATCTGACAAAATTATTTCACAGGAGAAGAGCTCTGGTACAATAGCAATTAGAATTATTTATTACTTTCATCCTCTTTTTTCCCCATTGgacattaaaaataattatatttaatatttaaaatttaaaattacaaaaataattgaGAAATCAAGTTATACAACTTTATATcatttaataataataacataataattatATTCAATCTGACATGTATTCGGGTTTAACTTGTATGAACCGACTTGATAGCCGACCCATATGACTTGTAGCAAATCTTGCATCAAATTCGTTTAATCCAATTATTTGATCACCAACTCAAAACAATATGCCTTGAAATTCACTTACACTGATACGGACTCAACCCGAATCGTTGTTTGGCCTGAAATAGCACAATTCTATTAAGGTGGGCAACGAAAATGAGTCTTAATTCCAAGTTCCAACAGAAGCCTAAACTATGGTCAGTCCGATCTAACCGGCTTCACTGAATTGACTTTTCCTCCGTTTGCTACGTGAAGTAGGACGGTCTTTCTATTTAGTTCTTCCTTCAGCAAAGTCATtcgtttttttaattattttttttaatcGCCTACACGAAGTCAAACACCTGAATTTCTTCCCGGTTTAATAtttaaacattaaaatatttaaCGAAAGAGGGAGAGAGCAAAGTTGAATGATCTTATCGTCACATATTTGTTAGAGTCCTACCCAAATTCAAACAACTTAAAGTCCATCTTATTTCATAATCATTCAAATTCAAATACTAAAATATAGTAAATAAATTAGCCATGTAAATTGTAGACTACCTCTTAATTGCATATAAGGAATGAAATTTTAGTATTTTATGTTTATATGGTACGTAGTAGTATTACACTCTTATGGTACGTAGTAGTATTACAATGTGGTCAACATGATGTTATTATGTTATTAGATTTGTCGTCACAACCTCTACATTTTGTCCAAACCAATGACTTATTAGAATTATGTAGGGCTGGCCTTATATTTCTCCGCAAAAGTGATTCATCCATTTTATTTCATAGGTCATTCGTGAGTTTATTTTATCAAGAATTCTATTGATCATCTCATGTATGCAATGATTCATTTTCGTCTCCATCGTGATAGGTCATTCGTGAGTTTTTTTATTATCAAGAATTCTATTGATCATCTCATGCATGCAATGATTCATTTTCATCTCCATTGTGATTGTACAATTGTAAAGGCTCTATATCCATAAATTATATCCCGTAATGACGGTAAAGAACTTGAATCAATATTAGCAGAGGTCACTTATTCAAACACATTGATacattatatacggagtatttatATATATGTTCCGAGATTTATATAATCAAAGTTTTGTATCAATGAAAAGCCAAGAAATTAAAATTTACATGGTTTCGAAATATTCAAACATATTGCCATACTAGTTGGAaggcccgtgcgatgcacgggcacGTAATAGTATCACTGACTATTACTTAATAGGTGGTACCTTGGAATTTTTTACAAATCTTTATTGTGTTATGAAATTGGttccatacgaaatcattaagattggttgtatatattatgtatctATCTAATTCTATTAATTAGTCTATCTACGTTGAAAAGTGTAGCGTTATAGATTGTATGTTTTTACAATTTAGTTGTGGTGCTATGTACTTTGAATATAATGTCAAAACATTACTGCTTACTATCCTGTATTGAAAAACCAAAATGTATCACGTGACACCTAATTCGGTAGATTCGTGAAGACTTCCTTGTAAACAATATTCCTCGTGTGCCCCGGATACATCTGGTCCCTATCGTCAATGTAGAACCTCAATCCCTCGGGTGATGTTGTCCTCGACGCTGCTACATAAAGTTGGCCATGACTAAATACTGGCTTTGGTAGGTACACCCCAACATAATCAAGCGACTGCCCTTGACTCTTGTTTATCGTCATGGCGTAGCACGGCCTTAATGGATACTGCCGACGTTTAAGAATGAAAGAAATCTTTGTATCCGATGAAGTCATTACTATTCTTGGGATTATCACATTTTGTCCAACTTTGGACCCCGTGATTATTTTACCCTCCACTATGAACTTTCCAAGGCGAGTAATAATAAGACGGGTACCGTTGCACAATCCCCGCGCAGGGCTTATGTTTCTTAGCAATATAACCGGCATCCCGATCTTTAGCTTTAACTCATGACGAGGCAGACCCTGTAAGACCAGACTGTTCAAATATTCAGTTGGGTACGACGTGAAATGGTCCTCGCACTCTGTAGACGAAGAACAAATTTCATCGCAACTTCTATACGTCGCCTCGTCTCCCGGTAAGAGCTCGGTCATGTAACTGTTTATGTAGTCGGCTGTTTCATTTAAAGGCGTAAGGATGGCTCTCTCCCTTAGGTATCCCTCGTCTCCATACCTCTGTTTGAAACCCGGATACATTTCGCTCACTACTGTTTCCAGCTTTAGCTCCCCCAGGCCCCCGATATATTCCTTTGGTATTTCTATCCAGGTTGCCTCGTCCTCGTTCCCCTCTGCCTTGGCTTCAAGTGTTCCCCCACCCATAGCTAATAGCCACTCGTTAAACTGCCTGTGCCTTAGCTGTTTCTGTCTTTCCCCCTGTCTTTCCGAGACTCGCATACTTGTTTTCAGGGTGTAAATTTTGCACTCCTTCCAAATATAAGACCTACTAACTGATGCTTGGACAATGTCTTGTCGAGAACCCTTGTTTATTATCGGTAGAACCTGACGGAAATCTCCTCCAAGTAGCACAACCTTCCCCCCAAAAACCTTGTCCTCTGCCTCCGGGTCATCATATGCCATTATATCCCTCATCGTCCTGTCTAATGCTTCATATGCGAATCTATTGTCCATTGGAGCCTCGTCCCATATTATTAATGAAGTCATTCGTATTAGCTCCGCAAGCTGGCTTCTCCTTGAAATGTTACATGTTGAATTCTCAAATAACTCAATAGGTATCTCGAACCGTCGTCATCGTGATCCTTCCCCGGGTAGAAGTAGAGCTGCGATACCTGCCATAGCAGATTATCATTAACCTGAATCAGTTATCCTCTCTAAGGCCGCATTAATCACGGGATTATTATATGGAGTAATATTAAAGCTGTTGCAACTCTATTTGCGTTTAATCCGTAGATTCTATTATCTCTATTGTTAACAATATTATCGTAGGAGCATTCAAATTTTAAAAACGGCATTAAAAATATGAGCATGAATTGATACCTGATGAAGCCACATTCAACACTATCTTGTTATCAGCGCGTAATTTCGCCGAAAGCGTACTATATAAGAACGTCTTGCCTGTCCCTCCGTGCCCATAGAGGAACATAACCCCACCTTTATTACGGTACACAGCGTCTATAACCTCCTCATAAACATGCAATTGCTCCGTGTTTAATTGCTGCACTTTTCCTGACCATTCTTGGTTTAGTTGTTCGTGGTCATACATTTGTTCCTCCCTTACCAGCTTATTTTCCACGCCCTTTAAGTCATCAAAGCTAGGAAGTGGCATCTCTTTGATGTCCTTCAGCGATTTCCCATACCTCATGAGTATTTTATCTATTTCAATCAATGTGTATGATCTCTTCACATCCTCCTGAAGTACAAGTGTGGGGTGGTTGAAAGCCCTCCTTTTCTTTCTCTCGATATCGTCCGATAGCATACTATAACTACTTTCCCAGAGCGTCTTTACATCTGTCACTTCGCAAAACAGTATTATTGTAACAAATAATTCTCTGAGTTGTGACGGCATCGCCCATCGATTTGCCTCGTTTAATGCCTCATGCCACTCTTTATCATTACTTAGTAAGCCATAAGCGTAGCAAGCTTCCTTATACGACGGGTATACTACTTCGTTGACCGTCCGGAGATCATCAAACGAAGTTGGCCCCTTGACGATATTCAGTAGAAGACGAAGATAATACCTCTCTCCCGCCGTCGGGTGAACATACGCTATCCTGCCTATGCTGTTTCCTTTTGATCTCCTTATCCAACCGTCCTTCCATACATATTTAGTAGGGAATTGTGCATATGTAAGTTCTCTTGCTTCTGGATACATCGCATTTGCTGTTAACCATCCCATTAACTTTGTCTCGTTGCTGGTCGCTCGATTAATAACGGCCTGTAGATTGGAGGTATCGCTTAAGACTACGAACTGTTCGCCGGGTAAATGGACGGGCAGACGTATAACGGATGGATTTCGTTGATGAATATCAAAACCGAAAATCCGCCACGATGCCTCACATGCCGATAAATATCTACAATCCAGGTAGGCGCTGATTTCATCCTCCTGGCCGGTCATTCCGTACCACCACAGTAGCTTTATCCGGGCCTTTCAAAATGTACTTAAACAGATACTTTATCGCTCTTGCCGTGTTGCACCATTCCACATTTATATGGGCATTGAACATTAAGAGCAAACCTGGATTATAAGGCACTATATGTCTGTTTTCCATCTTGTGTACTCCCTTTTGAATGTACCTGTGGCACTTGAATTCAGTACAACTTGTattattttaaaattaaataCAGTCCTTCACACTATTATGTTGGTAGCACCCGTATATTACCGAATTTTTTACTTAAATGGCATT is a window encoding:
- the LOC141590550 gene encoding uncharacterized protein LOC141590550, giving the protein MTSLIIWDEAPMDNRFAYEALDRTMRDIMAYDDPEAEDKVFGGKVVLLGGDFRQVLPIINKGSRQDIVQASVSRSYIWKECKIYTLKTSMRVSERQGERQKQLRHRQFNEWLLAMGGGTLEAKAEGNEDEATWIEIPKEYIGGLGELKLETVVSEMYPGFKQRYGDEGYLRERAILTPLNETADYINSYMTELLPGDEATYRSCDEICSSSTECEDHFTSYPTEYLNSLVLQGLPRHELKLKIGMPVILLRNISPARGLCNGTRLIITRLGKFIVEGKIITGSKVGQNVIIPRIVMTSSDTKISFILKRRQYPLRPCYAMTINKSQGQSLDYVGVYLPKPVFSHGQLYVAASRTTSPEGLRFYIDDRDQMYPGHTRNIVYKEVFTNLPN